The Bacteroidia bacterium genomic interval TTTTAGTACATTTGGATATATAAGGATATCCATTCCCCATTCAAAATCTCAGACATCAAGCTCATGATATATACAGAAATCACCCCCAATCCCTCTTCCCTGAAATTTGTGGTAGATCGCCATCTTATCAAAAATGGCAATAGCGCAGATTGTCCTACTGTGGAAGAAACGGAAAACGTACCCGTTGCAAAGAAACTCTTTGATTTCAAGTTTGTAGAACGTGTATTCGTTGGGGCTAACTTTATCACTATCACAAAAGACGCAGCTTTCCAGTGGGAAGAGATTATCCCCATTGTAAAGGATTTCCTCAAAGCTTTCTTTGAAAGTGGTCAGGAAGCGGTTACAGGCCCTTATACCGAAGCTCCTGTACAAGAAGAAATAGACGAAAGTGATGTAACGCAAAGAATCAAAGCCCTGCTAGCTAGCCATGTTAGGCCTGCAGTTGCTTCAGATGGGGGAGACATCATTTATGATGACTTTGTAGATGGTATTCTAAAGTTGCGTTTGCAAGGAAGTTGCTCCGGTTGCCCTTCATCAACTCTTACGTTGAAAAATGGAATCGAAGGACTCATGACTCGCATGATTCCTGAAGTTAAGTCTGTAGAGGCTATCTAATTAT includes:
- a CDS encoding NifU family protein, which codes for MIYTEITPNPSSLKFVVDRHLIKNGNSADCPTVEETENVPVAKKLFDFKFVERVFVGANFITITKDAAFQWEEIIPIVKDFLKAFFESGQEAVTGPYTEAPVQEEIDESDVTQRIKALLASHVRPAVASDGGDIIYDDFVDGILKLRLQGSCSGCPSSTLTLKNGIEGLMTRMIPEVKSVEAI